In a single window of the Chondrocystis sp. NIES-4102 genome:
- a CDS encoding GCN5-related N-acetyltransferase, with amino-acid sequence MNSSFQIRRAIARDVPAIFDLIKALAEYAKLSHQVTGTVDDLQNHLFGNQVSVEAIVAECEEKLVGFALFFPNYSTFLTKPGIYLEDLFVLPEYRRQGIGKAMLIYLGKLAVKRGAGRLEWSVLDWNQSAIAFYQTMGANVLPDWRICRVTGEALQNLAQRSE; translated from the coding sequence ATGAATTCCTCATTTCAAATTAGAAGAGCGATCGCCCGTGATGTTCCAGCAATCTTTGATTTAATTAAAGCTTTAGCCGAATATGCAAAGTTAAGCCATCAAGTTACTGGTACAGTCGATGATTTACAAAACCATTTATTTGGTAATCAAGTGAGTGTTGAGGCTATTGTAGCGGAGTGTGAAGAAAAATTAGTGGGATTTGCGCTCTTTTTCCCAAATTATTCAACCTTTTTAACCAAACCAGGTATTTATCTTGAGGATTTGTTTGTTTTACCTGAATATCGCCGTCAAGGTATTGGTAAGGCAATGTTAATATATCTGGGTAAATTGGCAGTAAAACGGGGTGCGGGGCGATTAGAATGGAGTGTTTTAGATTGGAATCAAAGCGCGATCGCTTTTTACCAGACTATGGGCGCAAATGTATTACCTGACTGGCGCATCTGTCGAGTAACTGGCGAAGCTTTGCAGAATTTGGCACAAAGATCAGAATAA
- a CDS encoding sulfate transport system permease protein, which produces MQFYNYFTPLKIPKILQYQGKFPVIWLITLSYLCLILLLPITALITKSLTIGVDNFWQTAINPVALSAYEVTFITALVAGLINGVMGTLIAWILVRYQFPGKKIINGAIDIPFALPTSVAGLVLATIYSNNGWIGQFFAPLGIKIAFTRLGVLLAMLFISLPFVVRTLQPVLLELEPEIEQAAHSLGATDAQTFWRVILPPLIPPILTGMALGFSRAVGEYGSVVMVAANMPFKDLIAPVLVFQKLEQYDYVGATTIGTVLLLVSLVLLILINLLQKWSARYAD; this is translated from the coding sequence ATGCAGTTTTATAATTATTTTACACCATTAAAAATTCCCAAAATATTGCAATATCAAGGTAAATTTCCTGTTATTTGGCTAATTACTTTAAGTTATTTATGTTTAATCCTACTCTTACCAATTACAGCCCTCATAACCAAATCCTTAACGATTGGTGTTGATAACTTTTGGCAAACTGCAATTAACCCCGTGGCTTTATCTGCCTACGAAGTTACTTTTATAACTGCCCTAGTTGCAGGTTTAATTAATGGGGTGATGGGAACTTTAATTGCTTGGATTTTAGTGCGTTATCAGTTTCCAGGGAAAAAAATTATTAATGGAGCGATCGATATTCCCTTTGCTTTACCGACTTCGGTAGCTGGTTTGGTTTTAGCAACTATCTATAGTAACAATGGTTGGATAGGGCAATTCTTCGCGCCTTTGGGGATAAAAATAGCCTTTACTCGTTTGGGAGTATTACTAGCGATGCTATTTATCTCTCTACCTTTTGTTGTTAGAACTTTACAACCAGTACTATTAGAACTCGAACCAGAAATAGAACAAGCTGCTCACTCTTTGGGTGCAACCGATGCTCAAACCTTTTGGCGAGTCATTTTACCCCCTTTGATACCTCCAATTTTAACAGGAATGGCTTTAGGATTTTCTAGGGCGGTAGGAGAATACGGATCAGTGGTGATGGTAGCTGCCAATATGCCTTTTAAAGATTTAATTGCCCCTGTGTTGGTGTTTCAAAAATTAGAACAATACGACTATGTAGGTGCTACCACGATTGGGACAGTTTTACTATTAGTCTCCTTGGTTTTACTAATACTGATAAATCTGTTGCAAAAGTGGAGTGCGCGCTATGCTGACTAA
- a CDS encoding alpha-L-glutamate ligase, RimK family protein encodes MKIAILSQNPTLYSTRRLKEAGKELGHDMRVIDYLRCYMNITSKKPAIVYRGQPLENFDAIIPRIGASKTFYGTAVVRQFELMDVFSPNESQAISRSRDKLRSMQILAREGVGLPITGFAHATQDIDGLIETVGGAPLVIKLLEGTQGIGVVLAETYQAAKSVIEAFRGLDVNILVQEYIKEAKGADIRCFVVGEQVIAAMKRQGAEGEFRSNLHRGGNAKKVALSPEELETALRAASAMGLKIAGVDLLRSNHGPVVMEVNSSPGLEGIEKATGVNVAAKIIDFVVQNATETNNASDVSGKFYSRIKY; translated from the coding sequence ATGAAAATAGCAATTCTTTCGCAAAACCCTACTTTATATTCCACTAGGCGTTTAAAAGAAGCAGGAAAAGAACTAGGGCATGATATGCGAGTTATTGATTACTTGCGTTGCTATATGAATATTACCTCCAAAAAACCTGCCATAGTATATAGAGGGCAACCGTTAGAAAACTTTGATGCTATTATTCCGCGCATAGGAGCTTCCAAAACTTTTTATGGTACTGCGGTTGTAAGACAATTTGAATTAATGGATGTATTTAGCCCTAATGAGTCTCAAGCAATTTCTCGCAGTCGAGATAAACTACGATCTATGCAAATTTTGGCGAGAGAGGGAGTAGGCTTACCTATTACAGGTTTTGCCCATGCGACTCAAGATATAGATGGTTTAATCGAAACAGTTGGAGGTGCGCCTCTAGTGATCAAATTACTAGAAGGAACACAGGGAATTGGTGTAGTTTTAGCAGAAACCTATCAAGCAGCCAAATCAGTAATTGAGGCTTTTCGTGGCTTAGATGTCAATATTTTGGTACAAGAATATATAAAAGAAGCCAAAGGTGCAGACATACGTTGTTTCGTGGTGGGGGAGCAAGTAATTGCAGCTATGAAAAGACAAGGTGCAGAGGGTGAATTTCGCTCAAATCTACATCGGGGTGGTAATGCCAAAAAAGTAGCCTTATCCCCAGAAGAGCTTGAAACCGCCTTGAGAGCAGCCTCTGCTATGGGGTTAAAAATTGCAGGAGTAGATTTACTACGATCTAATCATGGGCCAGTGGTGATGGAAGTTAATTCTTCCCCTGGTTTAGAAGGAATTGAAAAAGCTACGGGAGTAAATGTTGCAGCTAAAATTATTGATTTTGTTGTTCAAAATGCGACTGAAACTAACAACGCCAGTGATGTTTCTGGTAAGTTTTACTCTCGCATTAAATATTGA
- a CDS encoding PetM of cytochrome b6f complex subunit 7: MSAESMLFNGAILCITLILGGLSLGFLILKIQGGEPE, encoded by the coding sequence ATGAGCGCAGAAAGTATGCTGTTTAATGGCGCAATTTTATGTATAACTTTAATCTTGGGCGGACTTAGTTTAGGTTTCCTCATTCTTAAAATACAAGGGGGAGAACCTGAGTAA
- a CDS encoding succinylglutamate desuccinylase/aspartoacylase — translation MLDNTIEIAKEIIPPGQLRRFELPVSRLATQTLVSLPVTVINGIEPGPRMWLSAAIHGDELNGVEIIAQILGRIDPEKLKGTIITVSIVNVFGFIEQSRYLPDRRDLNRFFPGSENGSLASQLASLFMREIVAHSTHGIDLHTAAIHRINLPQIRANLEDEITYRCAKAFGAPMIMHSTTRDGSLRHAATKKGIPVLLYEAGEALRFNPEAIRVGVEGILRVMNCLDMYDDQLVPKFTDSLEAKTSQWIRAYRGGIFHLRVNLGQKVYKRQELGYITNAFGEKRATVRTNVDGVVISHTQNPLVNQGDGIIHLAII, via the coding sequence GTGTTAGATAATACGATTGAAATTGCTAAAGAAATAATTCCCCCAGGACAATTACGTCGTTTTGAGTTGCCTGTAAGTCGTCTTGCGACTCAAACCCTTGTTTCTTTACCTGTGACTGTGATTAATGGAATTGAACCTGGCCCTCGAATGTGGCTTAGTGCAGCAATTCACGGTGATGAATTAAATGGGGTGGAAATTATTGCTCAAATTTTAGGCAGAATTGATCCTGAAAAATTAAAAGGAACAATTATCACTGTTTCTATTGTTAACGTCTTTGGCTTTATTGAACAATCCCGTTATCTTCCCGATCGCAGGGATTTAAATCGTTTTTTCCCAGGTTCGGAAAATGGATCTTTAGCCTCCCAGTTAGCCAGTTTATTTATGCGCGAAATTGTTGCCCATAGCACCCACGGTATTGATCTACATACGGCAGCAATACATCGGATTAATTTACCTCAAATTCGTGCCAATCTAGAAGATGAAATTACCTATCGTTGTGCTAAAGCTTTCGGCGCACCTATGATCATGCACTCTACTACTAGGGATGGTTCTTTACGTCATGCAGCAACTAAAAAGGGAATTCCTGTCTTACTTTATGAAGCAGGAGAGGCTTTGAGGTTTAATCCTGAAGCTATCAGAGTAGGGGTAGAGGGGATTTTACGAGTAATGAATTGTTTGGATATGTATGATGATCAGCTTGTACCTAAGTTTACTGATTCTTTAGAAGCTAAAACAAGTCAATGGATTAGGGCATATCGAGGGGGAATTTTTCATTTAAGAGTGAATTTGGGGCAAAAAGTTTATAAACGTCAAGAATTGGGCTATATTACCAATGCTTTTGGGGAAAAGCGCGCCACAGTGCGTACTAATGTTGATGGGGTGGTAATCAGTCACACCCAAAATCCCTTGGTTAATCAGGGTGATGGGATTATTCACTTGGCTATTATTTGA
- a CDS encoding glycosyl transferase family protein: MTAELVRAIAVESNWSKVYHLADTYRQQQQWQAAAIAYQRSIELQPDFFWSWHNLADVLLKLQHWQQAVLAYRRAVDIDPDFFWSWHNLADALLKLQHWQQAVLAYRRAVDIDPDFFWSWHNLADALLKLQAWDQAIAVLLAAIQLKPDHQPVYQKLGLAFKQRGDLVVSIQDYRRLIQSPPANSIFATLVTKLEFLLKIADTLANEHQTVGAIIFYYLVLEIDPSRLDVLPKLTHLLQKHQQLQKTITEGEEILVSQQSSLLIAQLTTSGNLDQVSTQQAVDLDSIKIKHHLNCQILPSQLEDLCNAVGWQRRPLEQVEQALGNSFAYVSAWYIQPDQEKLVGFARAVSDGIFQAILLDIVVDPNFQGCGLGTTLVNNLLQQLKLAGIRDIALFASPHLVDFYHRLGFVAQPHNLQWMLWSASC; the protein is encoded by the coding sequence ATGACAGCAGAATTAGTTAGGGCGATCGCAGTTGAATCTAATTGGTCTAAGGTTTATCATCTTGCCGATACTTACCGTCAGCAGCAACAGTGGCAAGCAGCAGCTATTGCTTATCAGCGATCTATTGAATTACAACCTGATTTTTTTTGGTCGTGGCATAATTTGGCTGATGTTTTACTGAAACTGCAACATTGGCAGCAAGCGGTATTAGCCTATCGTCGTGCAGTGGATATTGATCCTGATTTTTTTTGGTCGTGGCATAATTTGGCTGATGCCTTACTAAAACTACAACATTGGCAGCAAGCGGTATTAGCCTATCGTCGTGCAGTGGATATTGATCCTGATTTTTTTTGGTCGTGGCATAATTTAGCTGATGCTTTATTAAAACTACAAGCTTGGGATCAGGCGATCGCTGTTTTACTCGCAGCCATACAGTTGAAACCAGATCATCAACCTGTTTATCAAAAATTGGGACTAGCTTTTAAACAACGAGGTGATTTAGTAGTTTCCATTCAAGATTATCGTCGGCTTATTCAGTCTCCACCAGCTAATTCGATTTTTGCCACACTGGTAACTAAGTTGGAATTTTTACTTAAGATTGCCGACACTTTGGCAAATGAGCATCAAACAGTTGGAGCAATTATTTTTTATTATTTGGTATTAGAAATTGATCCTAGTCGCCTTGATGTTTTACCCAAACTTACCCACCTGCTACAAAAACACCAACAATTACAAAAGACTATAACTGAGGGAGAGGAAATCTTAGTTAGCCAGCAGTCTAGTCTATTAATTGCACAACTAACCACCTCTGGTAATTTGGATCAAGTTTCAACCCAACAGGCTGTTGATCTTGATTCCATTAAAATTAAGCATCACCTTAACTGTCAGATTCTACCCAGTCAGTTGGAAGATTTATGTAATGCTGTAGGTTGGCAGCGTCGCCCCCTTGAACAGGTAGAACAGGCTTTAGGTAATAGTTTTGCTTATGTATCTGCTTGGTATATTCAGCCAGACCAAGAAAAGTTAGTGGGTTTTGCCAGAGCAGTATCCGATGGTATTTTTCAAGCTATTTTACTTGATATTGTTGTAGATCCTAATTTTCAAGGCTGCGGTTTGGGGACAACCTTGGTTAATAATTTACTCCAACAACTTAAGCTTGCAGGAATTAGAGACATTGCCCTGTTTGCTAGTCCCCACTTAGTTGATTTTTATCATCGATTAGGATTTGTCGCTCAACCCCATAATCTACAATGGATGTTATGGTCTGCTAGCTGTTAA
- a CDS encoding photosystem II reaction center protein Psb28, with protein sequence MSSQVPVIEFFKDVAEELSGVSLRRNKNTGVRNILLIFEKLKALDRFNSFTKGSVKNLSLIDSEGKILVTPHSLKMIFGGDEGDELKRVECIFEIDSDAGWERFSRFMDRYAEANEMEFGSK encoded by the coding sequence ATGTCTTCTCAAGTTCCTGTAATAGAATTCTTTAAAGATGTTGCTGAAGAATTAAGCGGTGTTAGTTTAAGACGCAACAAAAACACAGGAGTCCGCAATATTTTGCTGATTTTTGAGAAATTAAAGGCATTAGATCGTTTTAATAGTTTTACCAAAGGTTCAGTTAAAAACCTCAGTTTAATAGATTCAGAAGGAAAAATCCTAGTTACCCCCCATTCACTAAAAATGATTTTTGGTGGCGATGAAGGAGACGAACTAAAAAGAGTAGAATGTATCTTTGAAATTGACTCAGATGCTGGCTGGGAAAGATTTAGTCGTTTTATGGATCGCTATGCCGAAGCTAATGAAATGGAATTTGGAAGCAAATAA
- a CDS encoding heat shock protein DnaJ domain protein, translated as MIQNLEQHYKVLGLEPGASLEEVNQAYKDLVFIWHPDRLPQEDERLIKKSVEKLQQINEARDSLRSYHRQFKNKTTTPKAKTEPQPRPAPTTYYRDTPPAGNYQKERYYTTNRQQSYTNPGYQPPRSKQPSQAWNYRDYYTTGNNSNRSNVNGTDGYKDFREAEKSYTPVQQSVSSTPKKPYHKDLRGADLSRSNFKERDFSGRDLSGANLSYADLSDTFLHKIILEEANLQGANLKGANLLQANLRNANLKEANLIGADLSGSDLSGADLTGAKVGFNNKIMVKITAVKLTGAILPDGSIHP; from the coding sequence GTGATTCAAAACTTAGAACAACACTATAAGGTATTGGGATTAGAGCCAGGCGCGTCTTTGGAAGAGGTCAATCAAGCCTATAAAGATTTAGTATTTATTTGGCATCCCGATCGCCTTCCTCAAGAGGACGAAAGACTCATTAAAAAGTCTGTTGAGAAGTTACAGCAAATTAACGAGGCGCGTGATTCTTTGCGCTCCTATCACCGTCAATTTAAGAATAAAACTACCACTCCTAAAGCTAAGACTGAGCCTCAACCTCGTCCTGCTCCTACCACATATTATCGTGATACACCCCCTGCGGGCAATTATCAAAAAGAACGCTATTACACCACCAACCGCCAACAATCCTATACTAATCCAGGTTATCAGCCACCCAGAAGCAAGCAGCCAAGTCAAGCTTGGAATTATCGTGACTACTACACTACTGGTAATAACAGCAATAGAAGTAATGTTAATGGTACTGATGGGTATAAGGATTTCCGTGAGGCGGAAAAAAGTTACACCCCCGTACAACAATCTGTTAGCAGCACTCCTAAAAAACCCTACCATAAGGATTTAAGAGGAGCGGATTTAAGCAGATCTAATTTTAAAGAAAGGGACTTTTCAGGTCGCGATCTATCTGGGGCAAATCTATCCTATGCCGATCTTAGTGATACTTTTTTGCATAAAATTATTTTGGAAGAAGCCAACCTTCAAGGGGCAAATCTTAAAGGAGCTAATTTACTACAAGCAAATCTAAGGAATGCCAATCTAAAAGAAGCGAATCTCATTGGCGCAGATTTAAGCGGCTCAGATCTAAGTGGCGCAGATTTAACTGGTGCTAAGGTTGGTTTTAATAATAAAATTATGGTGAAAATAACCGCAGTTAAGTTAACTGGTGCAATTTTACCCGATGGCTCTATTCACCCCTAA
- a CDS encoding dihydrolipoamide S-acetyltransferase codes for MIHDIFMPALSSTMTEGKIVEWTKSPGDKITKGETVLVVESDKADMDVESFNEGYLAVILVEAGQEAPVGSAIALIAETEAEIAEAKKQAASLKSDNGASTTAAKPETVKANAQVDVTSTTANNTASSNGSRAEGRIVASPRAKKLAKQLNIDLKTLEGSGPYGRITTGDVEKASGKTSTPTPATAVAPAPAPAPAPAPAPVPVVSSTPGETVPLNTLQKAVVQNMMASLQVPTFHVSYTITTDALDALYQQIKSKGVTMTALLAKAIAVTLKQHPVVNAGYRQDAISYNSEINIAVAVAMPDGGLITPVLRNADQMDIYSLSRTWKDLVDRSRAKQLKPEEYSTGTFTLSNLGMFGVDSFDAILPPGQGSILAVGGSKPQLVADNSGMMGVKRQMKVNITSDHRIIYGAQAAAFLKDLATLIETNPQSLTL; via the coding sequence ATGATTCACGATATATTTATGCCCGCCCTCAGTTCTACTATGACCGAAGGTAAAATAGTCGAATGGACAAAATCGCCTGGGGACAAAATTACCAAAGGAGAAACGGTTTTAGTGGTAGAGTCGGATAAAGCCGATATGGATGTAGAATCTTTTAATGAAGGTTATCTAGCTGTAATTTTAGTAGAAGCAGGACAAGAAGCACCTGTAGGTAGTGCGATCGCTCTTATTGCAGAAACCGAAGCGGAAATTGCTGAAGCTAAAAAGCAAGCAGCCTCCCTTAAGTCTGATAATGGTGCTAGCACTACAGCAGCTAAACCAGAAACAGTTAAGGCAAATGCTCAGGTAGATGTTACTTCTACTACTGCTAATAATACTGCTTCTAGCAATGGTAGTCGTGCAGAAGGTAGAATTGTTGCCTCTCCAAGAGCCAAAAAACTAGCTAAACAATTAAATATAGATTTAAAAACACTTGAGGGTAGTGGGCCTTATGGGCGAATTACCACAGGTGATGTGGAAAAAGCTTCGGGTAAAACCTCCACTCCCACACCTGCAACTGCTGTAGCACCAGCACCAGCACCAGCACCAGCACCAGCACCAGCACCAGTACCTGTTGTTAGTTCTACCCCTGGAGAAACTGTACCCCTCAATACATTACAAAAAGCGGTAGTACAGAACATGATGGCAAGTTTGCAAGTGCCTACTTTCCACGTTTCCTATACTATTACTACCGATGCTTTAGATGCACTTTATCAACAGATAAAATCTAAGGGTGTAACTATGACTGCCCTATTAGCTAAAGCGATCGCGGTTACTTTAAAACAACATCCTGTGGTTAATGCTGGGTATCGTCAAGATGCTATTAGTTATAATTCCGAAATAAATATTGCTGTGGCGGTGGCAATGCCTGATGGCGGTTTGATTACCCCTGTGCTACGTAATGCCGATCAAATGGATATTTATTCTCTTTCTCGTACTTGGAAAGACTTAGTTGATCGCTCCAGAGCTAAACAATTAAAACCAGAGGAATATAGCACTGGTACATTTACCCTTTCTAACTTAGGGATGTTTGGGGTAGATAGTTTCGATGCTATTTTACCTCCAGGGCAAGGTTCAATCTTAGCTGTAGGTGGTTCTAAGCCTCAATTAGTGGCTGATAACTCAGGGATGATGGGTGTAAAACGTCAGATGAAGGTTAATATCACATCCGACCACCGTATTATCTATGGCGCGCAAGCAGCAGCCTTTTTGAAAGATTTGGCAACTTTGATTGAAACAAATCCTCAGTCTTTGACGCTATAA
- a CDS encoding Ubiquinone biosynthesis hydroxylase, UbiH/UbiF/VisC/COQ6 family protein: MLAAQQPDIIPSSLNFDCDLAIVGGGIVGATLAAALKNSGLKIILIEAQPQEVAAARTQAYAFSPLSSYIYQGIGVWQDIFPHIGKYHHINLSDANYPHRVQFESQDLSGEYLGYVAQHNVVLTTLQKYLNNCANVTWLCPGEVIKVVNSKDNSTVVVKVAESERQIKTKLVIGADGARSKLRTLAGIKTRGWKYWQSCVAFTIKHTAPENNTAFERFSSSGPMGVLPLPGNRCQIVWTHPHAEAKALAEVEEAIFIEKLQSYLGGVLGEIELESDRLVFPVQLMQCDRYIKHRLALIGDAAHCCHPVGGQGLNLGIRDAASLAQILQTAHQQGIDIGTIKVLKRYEGWRKLENLAILGFTDLLDRMFSNNWLPVVVLRRVGLRLMNRVKPLKILALKLMTGLLGRTPKLAQR, from the coding sequence ATGTTAGCAGCACAGCAACCAGATATTATTCCTTCATCTTTAAATTTTGATTGCGACTTGGCAATAGTGGGTGGTGGTATTGTGGGTGCAACCCTAGCAGCAGCCCTAAAAAATTCTGGTTTAAAGATTATTTTAATTGAAGCTCAACCCCAGGAAGTAGCAGCAGCTAGAACCCAAGCTTACGCTTTTTCACCCTTATCTAGTTATATTTATCAAGGAATTGGTGTTTGGCAGGATATATTCCCTCATATTGGTAAATATCACCATATTAATCTATCTGATGCTAATTATCCCCATCGGGTACAGTTTGAAAGTCAAGACTTATCTGGAGAATATTTAGGTTATGTTGCTCAACATAATGTGGTTTTAACTACTTTACAAAAATATCTAAATAACTGTGCTAATGTAACTTGGCTTTGTCCTGGAGAAGTTATCAAGGTGGTAAATAGTAAAGATAACTCAACCGTGGTTGTGAAAGTTGCAGAGAGCGAGCGTCAAATCAAGACTAAATTAGTTATTGGTGCTGATGGGGCGCGTTCAAAATTGCGTACCTTAGCAGGAATTAAAACCCGTGGTTGGAAATATTGGCAGTCTTGCGTGGCTTTTACAATTAAACATACTGCTCCAGAAAATAATACCGCTTTTGAACGTTTTTCGTCGAGTGGCCCTATGGGGGTTTTACCCTTACCTGGAAATCGTTGTCAGATTGTTTGGACACATCCCCACGCAGAGGCTAAAGCATTGGCAGAAGTTGAAGAGGCGATTTTTATAGAGAAGCTGCAAAGTTATTTAGGCGGAGTATTGGGGGAGATTGAGCTTGAGAGCGATCGCTTGGTATTCCCTGTACAATTGATGCAGTGCGATCGCTATATTAAACATCGTTTGGCTTTAATTGGTGATGCTGCTCATTGTTGCCATCCCGTTGGGGGACAGGGTTTAAATTTAGGTATCCGCGATGCTGCTTCTTTAGCACAGATATTACAGACTGCCCATCAACAAGGAATTGACATTGGCACAATTAAAGTTTTAAAACGTTATGAAGGTTGGCGCAAACTAGAAAATTTGGCGATTTTGGGCTTTACTGATTTACTTGATCGGATGTTTTCTAATAATTGGTTGCCTGTAGTTGTCTTGCGTCGTGTTGGATTACGCTTAATGAATCGCGTTAAACCGCTAAAAATACTGGCTTTAAAACTAATGACAGGATTATTAGGTAGAACCCCAAAACTAGCTCAACGTTAA
- a CDS encoding sulfate ABC transporter periplasmic sulfate-binding protein yields MKKNLIAWILTGGLLSTGIVGCTTAQSQDQAKKSAESEVKLTLVSYAVTQSAYEKIIPQFVQEWKDKTGQDVVIEQSYGGSGSQTRAVIDGLEADVVALALALDTKKIEEAGLIEPGWEQELPNESIVARSVAAIVKRDDTVKVNQWSDLAQPGIEVITANPKTSGGARWNFLALWGAGLKDGNEAEAASFTEKVYSQVPIMPKDAREASDVFYQQGQGNVLINYENEVLLAQDKGTAYPYFVPTDYNISIDSPVALVDANVDQHGTREVAQAFAEYLYTPSAQKEFAQAGFRPVDTTVAQEFASKFPQVQKLNTVKDFGGWEKIQTQFFDDGTIFDKMIAKNGQK; encoded by the coding sequence ATGAAAAAAAATTTAATCGCTTGGATACTGACGGGGGGACTACTTAGTACGGGAATAGTGGGTTGTACTACTGCCCAAAGTCAAGACCAAGCAAAAAAATCCGCAGAATCTGAGGTAAAACTAACTCTGGTTTCCTATGCTGTTACCCAAAGTGCTTATGAAAAAATCATTCCGCAATTTGTTCAAGAGTGGAAAGATAAAACAGGGCAAGATGTAGTGATAGAACAGAGTTACGGCGGATCTGGTTCACAAACTCGCGCTGTGATCGATGGTTTAGAAGCGGATGTGGTTGCTTTAGCTTTAGCTTTAGATACTAAAAAAATTGAGGAAGCAGGTTTAATTGAGCCTGGGTGGGAACAAGAATTGCCCAATGAATCAATTGTGGCTAGATCTGTGGCTGCGATAGTTAAGCGAGATGACACGGTTAAGGTAAATCAATGGTCAGATTTAGCCCAACCAGGAATAGAAGTTATTACGGCTAACCCTAAAACTTCGGGGGGAGCAAGATGGAATTTCCTTGCTTTATGGGGTGCAGGACTGAAAGATGGTAATGAAGCAGAAGCAGCAAGTTTTACCGAAAAAGTTTATAGTCAAGTGCCAATTATGCCAAAGGATGCTCGCGAAGCCAGTGATGTTTTTTATCAGCAAGGACAGGGTAATGTACTAATTAACTACGAAAATGAAGTGCTTTTAGCCCAAGACAAAGGAACTGCTTATCCTTATTTTGTTCCAACTGACTACAATATTTCTATTGATAGTCCTGTAGCCTTGGTTGATGCCAATGTTGATCAACATGGGACAAGGGAAGTGGCTCAAGCTTTTGCAGAATATTTATATACTCCCTCTGCTCAAAAAGAATTTGCACAGGCTGGTTTTCGTCCTGTAGATACGACTGTGGCGCAGGAGTTTGCTAGTAAGTTTCCTCAAGTGCAAAAACTCAACACAGTTAAAGATTTTGGTGGTTGGGAAAAAATCCAAACTCAATTTTTTGATGACGGGACAATATTTGACAAAATGATCGCTAAAAACGGTCAAAAGTAA